CGCGGAGCGTTTCGCCCGCGGCCGCCGTGAGCGCGCCGTCGCGGGCGCGGAGTTCGACGTGATCGAGCGCCTGGTACCGCTCGCGCATCCGGACGTCCGCGGGGAGGACGCCGGCCATCCGGTGGGTCTCGCCCTCGACGGTCGTCAGCGACTCCGCGAGCGCCATCAGCCCGCCGCACTCGCCGTAGATCGGGCGCCCGTCGGCCGCCGCGTCGGCGATCTGCGTCAGTGCGGGGCTCTCCGACAAAGCCGCGGCGTGGAGTTCCGGGTAGCCGCCGGGGAGGTAGACGCCGTCGCAGGCCGGGAGCGCGTCGCCGGCGGTCGGCTGGAAGGTCACGACGTCGGCGCGCTCGCGGAGGCGTTCGAGCGTCGCCGGGTAGCAGAACCGGAAGGCGTCGTCGCGGGCGACCGCGACGCGGGCGCTGGTCCGCTCGCCCGCCGATTCGACGTTCTGCGGGCGCGGCGGCGACCGCGCGACGTCGAGCAGGCGATCGACGCGGATCCCGTCGGCGGCTGCGTCGAGCGCTTCGGTAGAGAGCGGCGACTCGTCGCCCATCCGGAGTCCGAGGTGTCGATCGGGGATCTCCAGGTCCTCTCGGGGCGGAATCCGGCCGAAGTACTGCAAGCCCTCGGGCAGGGCGTCGCGGATGCCCTGCTCGTGCCGGCCGCCGTGGGCGCGCTGGGCGATCACGCCCGCGACGTCGACGTCGCGGCCGGCGTGGGCGGCGAACTCCCGGAAGCCCACCGCGGTCGCGGCGACGCTCTCCATTCCCGCCTTCGCGTCGACGACGAGCACGACCGGCAGGTCGAGCGCCTCGGCGACCGCCGCGGTGCTCGATCCGTCGCCGTCGTAGAGCCCCATCACGCCCTCGACGACGCAGACGTCCCCCTCGCCGCGGTAGTAGTTCCGCCGGAGCCCCGCCTCGCCCTGGAGCCACAGGTCGAGCGTGCGCGATGGGCGACCGGCGACCTGGGCGTGGTGACTCGGGTCGATGAAGTCGGGGCCCGCCTTCGCGGGCTGGACGTCGCGGCCGGCGGCGTCGAGCGCACGGAGGACCGCGAGGGCGGCGACCGTCTTGCCGACGCCGGAGCGCGTCCCGCCGACGACGACGCCTCTCATACGCGGGTCGCGACCCCGGCGGTGCGCCGATGCTCCGTCACGGCCGGCCCTCCCCGTCCGTCGCGACGGGGCGGTTGGTCCGCGCGAGCTGTGCCTCGAACGTCTCCTCGCCGTCGTCGCCGGCCGCCAGCGCGCGCTGCTTTTCGACCTCGGCGTGGAGCGCGTCGGTGATCCGCGGGTGGGTGCCGAACGGGTCGGCGTACTCGATGCCGCCGCGGCCGAGTTCGAGCTCCTCGGGGATCCGCCGCTCCGTCGCTTCGGTCCGGGAAAGGAACAGCGGCACCGCGACCGCCCGGTCCATCGTCGCGTTGTAGCGGACGCACTCGACGGCCGGGTTCTGGAGGAGGTAACACGTCAGGACCTCGCCGTAGCCCGAGCGCTCGCGGAGCCGCGCGGCGTGGTAGTCCGCGGTCTGTCGGTGATACGGCTTCGAGCTGCTGCCGAAGCCGACGAGGACGAGCGAGACGTCCTCCGCCGCCGGGACGCGTTCGCCGCCGCGCTCGGCGATCACCTCGGTGACGGCGGGGCTGCCGCCGAGCGGCTCGCAGTAGCGCACGTCGCCCGGGACGTACGAGAGCGCCGCCGGGATCTCGGTGAGGGTGTCGTGGGTGTGTGCCGTACACATCGGGACCGCGTAGAC
This is a stretch of genomic DNA from Halobellus sp. MBLA0158. It encodes these proteins:
- a CDS encoding CbiX/SirB N-terminal domain-containing protein — encoded protein: MTTETVLLIGREARNAREVLDAHAARLGRRADVDEVAVATYESEPVRELRGAFERVGGDVVYAVPMCTAHTHDTLTEIPAALSYVPGDVRYCEPLGGSPAVTEVIAERGGERVPAAEDVSLVLVGFGSSSKPYHRQTADYHAARLRERSGYGEVLTCYLLQNPAVECVRYNATMDRAVAVPLFLSRTEATERRIPEELELGRGGIEYADPFGTHPRITDALHAEVEKQRALAAGDDGEETFEAQLARTNRPVATDGEGRP
- a CDS encoding cobyrinic acid a,c-diamide synthase; translation: MRGVVVGGTRSGVGKTVAALAVLRALDAAGRDVQPAKAGPDFIDPSHHAQVAGRPSRTLDLWLQGEAGLRRNYYRGEGDVCVVEGVMGLYDGDGSSTAAVAEALDLPVVLVVDAKAGMESVAATAVGFREFAAHAGRDVDVAGVIAQRAHGGRHEQGIRDALPEGLQYFGRIPPREDLEIPDRHLGLRMGDESPLSTEALDAAADGIRVDRLLDVARSPPRPQNVESAGERTSARVAVARDDAFRFCYPATLERLRERADVVTFQPTAGDALPACDGVYLPGGYPELHAAALSESPALTQIADAAADGRPIYGECGGLMALAESLTTVEGETHRMAGVLPADVRMRERYQALDHVELRARDGALTAAAGETLRGHEFHYSEADSAEDARFAFDVERGDGIDGDHDGLCEYETLGTYCHVHPESGAFDAFLDAL